In Candidatus Jettenia caeni, the DNA window GATTGGATTAATCGAAACGAAATCTAACATCAAATATGGCATACCGTATTATTTTATTTAGATTACATAATGCTGCATACTATACAGAAGAAAGTGTTTTCGTATGCTAACGCAGTCTAAAAATGTTAATGCATTTAAACAATCGATAGCTCTGAGCAAGGTTGAACACCTTGATCGAGAGTTATATCATTACTTCAAGGACAAATTTCACCTTGACCTTTGTTTGTCCCGTTCAATCGTTAGTTTTCAGGCCAATAAGAATAGAGAAGTTTACCGATGGTATAAATACAAAGAAGCGTTCTCCGCTTCCTTAGTCGAATATCTGCTTGAAAAGTACAATATCGTTAATGGCACAATGCTGGATCCATTTGCCGGCAGCGGAACTTCTTTGTTTGCCGCTAGTGCACAAGGAATAAACGCAGATGGAATCGAATTGTTGCCGATTGGCCAACAAATAATCAACACGAAAAAAATACTAGCGTTAGACTTCACACAAGATGATTTTAATACCCTTAAACGGTGGTTGCTCGAACAACCATGGGAAAAATCTAAGTTACGAATACCACTGAACGAATTACGCATTACGAAAGGCGCATATCCAGAACAAACAAAAGAAGCAATCGAAAAATACTCAGGCGCATGCGAACAAGAGAATGAACGCATTCGAACAGTTTTGCAATTTGCTTTATCGTGCATTTTGGAATCGGTGAGCTATACACGCAAAGATGGTCAATATCTACGCTGGGATTACCGGTCTGGTAGACGACAGGGTAAAAAACCATTCAATAAAGGAACTATTCTCAGCTTTACGAAGGCTATTTGCGATAAAATAGATGAGATCATTTTTGACTTACAAACCAGAGGAAAACAGAAAACACTTTTTACCTCAAAACATTCACACGGTACGATCCATCTCTATAGTGGTTCATGTCTTGATATCTTGCCGATTATTCCCACAAATACGTATGATGCAATTATTACTTCACCTCCATATTGTAATCGATACGATTACACACGCACGTACGCTTTAGAACTTGCCTTACATGGGACAAGTGAAAAAGGATTAGTACATCTCCGGCAACACATGCTTAGCTGCACGGTTGAAAACCGTGCCAAAGACTTGCTAAAGATAAATCCACAGTGGTTAGAGGCCATTACTGTTGCTGATCATCAAGAACTGCTACAGTCCATCTTGAAATACTTAGATGATCAAAAAGCACAAGGTATGCTCAATAATAATGGTATTCCCAGAATGGTTCGAGGCTATTTTTATGAGATAGCTTGTATAATCGCTGAATGTTCAAGAGTAATAAAACCTAAGTCTCTTTTATTTATGGTGAACGATAACGTTCGATATGCGGGAGCCGGTATTTCAGTAGATATGATACTTTCCAACATTGCAGAGAAGTTGGGGTTTCAGATAGAAAAGATCTTAGTATTACCTAATGGCAAAGGGAATAGCAGTCAACAGATGGGCAAGCACGGACGCGAATTGCTCCGAAAGTGTGTTTATGTTTGGAGAAGAACCTGATGCGCAGGTCGAATCTGCCGCATGTAAAGTCGAGCAAAGACCTTGAGACCACGTATGAGGCTGTCCGTGCAGGTTTTGTAGCACAGGCCTTAGAGAAGAACAGACAGGCTACTCCGTATGTTGAAGAAGCAAGGGCATTAAAAGTTGCCGCTTCAACTGCTAAAACACCGTCTGATTTGCTTAACATTCCTGATATACAATCAGCCCTATTAACTGCTGCCGGTGTATCAGATAAGGCAAACAACCATCTACTGTCAAAGGATAAGGAAGAAGCAATAAAAGGGCTAATTGATAATTTTCTTGAGCCAGCAGGAAAAAAGTTTGTTGAAGAACTCGTTTTCAGATTTTTGCTGATACGTGGAGATACCTTGGACGGCTCAATGCGGAACATCGGTGGGGTTTTAGCCCAGCGGAAGTTGACTCGGTCTATCATTTCTGCACTCAAGATTGCTGGCAAATCATATGAGTTGCTTCATTCTGAAACAAATACATGGATACCTATGTCAGAGAATGATGCAGAAATTGAAATATTTGTAAAAGGAATCAGTTGGAAAAAAGATAATGAAAGCCGTACAGCACTCTTTAATTTATTCGTACCCATCGTTGGCAACAATATTGACTTGTGTTTATTCAATTGTGCGCCAAAAAACTTTTCTAATAAGAAAATTGGCAAAGATACAACAAATTCTCCTCATGCGTATATTGCACTTGGAGAACTAAAAGGAGGAATAGACCCTGCTGGCGCTGATGAACACTGGAAGACTGCATGGACAGCGCTCAGCAGGATTCAAGATGCATTTGCAAAGTCCAGACACAAACCTTATCTTTTCTTTATAGGGGCAGCCATAGAATCAAAAATGGCAACAGAAATCTGGTATCTGTGAAAAAAGACATACTTACCAATGCCGCAAACTTAACCGATGATAACCAAATAGCATCTTTATCACGTTGGCTGTGTAATCTATAAAGCTTAAAAATATTTAGGATGGTCAAACAAAGTTGACCTCAACAACTTAATATGGCAAGATAATTTTGAATAGTATTTATGAAAATTTCGCCCGATACTTGCGGTCTAAATAAATTGTTTGATAATCAAACTCAAGATAGAGTTCGCCTTGAGTCAGAATATTTTATATATCTCTGTTTATAAAAAGGAGTATCTTATGTTAAAAAATATCTTACTGAATTTTACCTTGTTAGCCACGCCCTTTATTTCTCTCGCTTTTGCTGATGGAAAGGAAATCCCGGCAGTGATTCAGTGGGAAAAGGGACTTGATGAAGCAATTGCTAAAGCAAAGACAACCGGAAAACCAATTCTTCTCGATATTTTTATGATCGGCTGAGCAAGCTGTGAATCTCTGGATACCGTGACGTATCCTCATCCCGCAGTTATTGACTATATCAATAAACATTTTATTCCTGTACGATATAATATACAAACGAACCCCGATATTAAAAATACCTATCGGCTCCTCTGGGCGCCAACGGTGATAGTTCTGGATTTGAACGGTACAGACTATCATCGGTTTAATGGCTTCTTACCGCCTGATGAATTTATCCCTCAGCTAGAGTTTGGGATCGCTAAAATGGCTTTAGAAAAGCAGGATCTGAAAGCAGCAAAAATACAATTCACCAGCGTAGTGGAAAAATACCCGCAAAGCGATATTGCCCCGGAAGCTCAATATTGGGTTGGTGTTGTTGATTTTCAACTCACCAATGATGTAAGCACAGAAATCAATGCGTGGAAAAAAATACAAGAGCATTATCCGGGCAGCATATGGGCAAGGAAGGTGTCAGGGGCGATCTCATGTGAAAAGGAGTAAATAGGGTACGATTCTATGCAAGATACAACAAAATACAAGCTGTAAATCTAACAGTAACAGAGAATCGGTTTTATGAAGTATCTTGAATTTATTCATGAAAATTCTGTAAAATATTGAAATGGAAAAAATACTATGGGACGAAAGTTTTAGTGTCGGCGTTCGGGACCTTGATGAACAACATAAACAAATCATCATCATGGTAAACACCTTAATTGAGATGAATGATACAAAAGTCGATTCAGAAATTATCTCGGATACATTAACAAAAATGACCCGGTACGCCACTGATCATTTTAACAAAGAAGAACACTATATGCTCGAATATGGTTATCCGGAGTATTCATTACAAAAAAAACAACATCAGGAATTTAAGAGAAAAACTGTTGATTTTTGTATGGAAACGATGATCCACAATACGGCAGTCCCGATAGCAATATTCACGTATTTAAAATCGTGGTGGACGAACCATATACTGAAAGATGATATGAAGTACAAAAAGTTTTTCAACGAGAGAGGACTAAAGTAATTAAAATCAATTCCTGCATACCACAGTTGTTTATTTCTTCTCTATTTGGACAGTAACATTCGTCCCATGGGAAGTAACATCAAACACGGGCGATAACTTACTTAATGCCTTTAGTCTTTCTACATTTTCAGCGTCTGTCTTTACTTTAAAGTTAACCCGTATGTTCTCGTAACCTTTCCTGACTTCATTTGATAATCCCAAAAAGCCCCGAAGGTCAATATCACCCTCCAGCTCCGATTCTATCTCATCCAATTTGATACCCCGAATAGCAGCATGGTAGACCATAGTTGAAGTCAGACAGGCTGCCAGTGCATTAAGAAGGTGTTCCACAGGATTAGCGCCAAGATCTTCTCCTGCAAGAACGGGAGGTTCGTCCGCCTCTAAGGTAAATGGTTTATTGTGAGGAATATTTTTATTAGCGCCGTAAAAATCCTTGACAGTCGAGCGATTATGACCGCCGTTGATCCATTTGTTATTTATATGAAATTTGAATTTAGCAAGCTCAGGATTGCCTTTTATGGCATTGACCGTATCCTCAATCATGCTAACGTTTACTCCATTTATTACTTTTTGCTCTGATATGGTTTTTTGTTCTGTCATCTTAGCTTACCTCCTAAATCGTAAAAATGAAACCCGGCTTCAGTGGCATGAGAATGCCGTTTATTGAAAGTACTTGCTTGACCAAACGTGTGCTTTTTTCCCTGTTACTGCATCAAAGCGGATTTTTAGAGAAGACATTTATTGAAGGGGCACTTCTCGTTTACTGGTAATTACTCAGATTAATTTTTAAATTATCATGAATATCTGTATGAATCAAATATATTTTATTTTTAATTATCACTCAAAATACATGAGGCCTTCGGTTTTTTTCCTCATGAGTAAATCACGAATGAATCAGACGGGGCCATGAGGATGCCAACAGGCCATATGCGTAGCATGGGTTTTCAAATATGCCCCAGGCTTATAGAACGTATCATAAAATTCCAGATCCAAATGATGCGCCTGCAGGTAGGTAATAACAAAGATCGATGGTACC includes these proteins:
- a CDS encoding DNA-methyltransferase, producing MLTQSKNVNAFKQSIALSKVEHLDRELYHYFKDKFHLDLCLSRSIVSFQANKNREVYRWYKYKEAFSASLVEYLLEKYNIVNGTMLDPFAGSGTSLFAASAQGINADGIELLPIGQQIINTKKILALDFTQDDFNTLKRWLLEQPWEKSKLRIPLNELRITKGAYPEQTKEAIEKYSGACEQENERIRTVLQFALSCILESVSYTRKDGQYLRWDYRSGRRQGKKPFNKGTILSFTKAICDKIDEIIFDLQTRGKQKTLFTSKHSHGTIHLYSGSCLDILPIIPTNTYDAIITSPPYCNRYDYTRTYALELALHGTSEKGLVHLRQHMLSCTVENRAKDLLKINPQWLEAITVADHQELLQSILKYLDDQKAQGMLNNNGIPRMVRGYFYEIACIIAECSRVIKPKSLLFMVNDNVRYAGAGISVDMILSNIAEKLGFQIEKILVLPNGKGNSSQQMGKHGRELLRKCVYVWRRT
- a CDS encoding deoxyribonuclease, with translation MRRSNLPHVKSSKDLETTYEAVRAGFVAQALEKNRQATPYVEEARALKVAASTAKTPSDLLNIPDIQSALLTAAGVSDKANNHLLSKDKEEAIKGLIDNFLEPAGKKFVEELVFRFLLIRGDTLDGSMRNIGGVLAQRKLTRSIISALKIAGKSYELLHSETNTWIPMSENDAEIEIFVKGISWKKDNESRTALFNLFVPIVGNNIDLCLFNCAPKNFSNKKIGKDTTNSPHAYIALGELKGGIDPAGADEHWKTAWTALSRIQDAFAKSRHKPYLFFIGAAIESKMATEIWYL
- a CDS encoding metal-binding protein; this translates as MEKILWDESFSVGVRDLDEQHKQIIIMVNTLIEMNDTKVDSEIISDTLTKMTRYATDHFNKEEHYMLEYGYPEYSLQKKQHQEFKRKTVDFCMETMIHNTAVPIAIFTYLKSWWTNHILKDDMKYKKFFNERGLK